In a single window of the Silurus meridionalis isolate SWU-2019-XX chromosome 8, ASM1480568v1, whole genome shotgun sequence genome:
- the LOC124390599 gene encoding transmembrane protein 87A-like — translation MTRVFVFLMFCLLLASLRHTLGAEVSLWNIGIDLNSPNGDAVFRKTLYSNTTIYMKFQGDLAACDHKNVSFNVSWYLRSSICYNEVFSTPDNEAMAMFGWDHQLKQDWSGFYSQGYIYFNNCHALFTPTTYYKEFQPFLSLSPQEGRSVNQTKHIWEDKPDMYAVAKSWSDSPYMFILRFQTQHHSEASKGHRDTGDGDASSNSKDNLSITIKMNGPHDYSSPTDWPLMMFFMTMCIVYVLFGALWLLWLACYWRDLLRIQFWIGAVIVLGMLEKAVFYSEYQSIRYYGTYNQSAVIFAELLSALKRSLARILLIIVSLGYGIVKPRLGTTVSRLVAVGLLYLIFSSVEGVLRVTGGFYGTVALIANLSLSLTDSCVIWWIFISLFRTTQLLKMRRNVVKLSLYRHFTNTLVFCVLASIIFIIWTTRQFKFVDCQLGWRDMWVDDAFWRLLFSTILLVIMVLLRPSVNSQRFSHSPLIDEDDDEEAKEPMLNEGFEGMKMRGAKSEANASQKPLNKESFEDEDLKWVEENIPASVVDVALPAVLNDEEEFLKTKMERSKME, via the exons ATGACacgtgtttttgtgtttcttatGTTCTGCTTGCTCCTGGCATCCCTGCGCCATACACTCGGGGCGGAAGTCTCTCTGTGGAATATAGGAATCGACCTTAATTCG CCCAATGGGGATGCTGTTTTTCGTAAGACTTTGTATTCCAACACTACCATCTACATGAAAT ttcAGGGAGATTTGGCAGCATGCGACCATAAAAATGTGTCTTTTAATGTTAGTTGGTATCTTCGTTCATCTATCTGTTACAATGAAGTATTCAGCACCCCT GACAATGAAGCCATGGCCATGTTTGGTTGGGATCATCAGCTAAAGCAAGACTGGAGTGGATTCTATAGCCAAGGCTACATATACTTCAACAACTGTCACGCTCTCTTCACCCCTACG ACTTACTATAAAGAATTCCAGCcatttctgtctctcagtcCCCAA GAGGGAAGGAGTGTAAACCAAACCAAACATATCTGGGAGGATAAACCG GATATGTATGCAGTTGCCAAGTCATGGTCAGACAGTCCCTATATGTTTATTTTGAGGTTCCAAACACAGCATCATTCAGAGGCCAGTAAAGGTCACAGAGACACAGGGGATGGGGATGCAAGCAGCAATTCAAAGGACAATTTATCAATTACAA TAAAAATGAATGGCCCTCATGACTACTCCTCACCTACTGACTGGCCTTTAATGATG TTCTTCATGACTATGTGCATCGTGTATGTACTGTTCGGAGCTCTGTGGCTTCTATGGCTAGCCTGTTATTGGCGTGACTTGCTAAGGATCCAGTTTTGGATTGGTGCTGTAATTGTCCTGGGCATGCTGGAGAAGGCGGTGTTTTACTCCGAGTACCAAAGCATCAGATACTATGGAACTTACA ATCAAAGTGCTGTTATCTTTGCTGAACTTCTGTCCGCACTGAAAAGATCTCTAGCTCGGATCCTCTTGATCATTGTCAGTCTGGGTTATGGCATCGTAAA ACCCAGATTAGGGACTACGGTATCCAGGCTGGTGGCTGTAGGGCTGCTTTATCTGATCTTCTCCTCTGTGGAGGGTGTCCTCAGGGTTACCGGG GGTTTCTATGGCACAGTGGCCCTTATTGCCAATCTCAGTCTATCTCTAACAGATTCCTGTGTCATATGGTGG atttttatcagtcTGTTTCGAACGACTCAGCTCCTGAAGATGCGCAGAAACGTTGTGAAGCTCTCATTATATCGCCACTTCACCAACACACTCGTCTTCTGCGTGCTCG CTTCAATCATATTCATCATATGGACAACCAGACAATTCAAGTTTGTGGACTGTCAGTTA GGCTGGAGAGACATGTGGGTGGATGATGCATTTTGGAGGTTGCTTTTCTCCACCATCTTGCTGGTCATCATGGTGCTTCTACGACCCTCTGTCAATAGTCAAAG attttctcATTCTCCATTAattgatgaggatgatgatgaagaggcaAAGGAGCCAATGCTCAATGAAGGTTTTG AGGGAATGAAAATGAGAGGAGCAAAGTCTGAGGCAAACGCCAGTCAGAAGCCCTTAAACAAAGAG AGCTTCGAGGATGAAGACCTGAAGTGGGTTGAAGAGAACATTCCTGCAAGTGTAGTCGATGT AGCTTTGCCTGCAGTATTGAATGACGAAGAG gAATTTCTCAAAACCAAGATGGAGAGGTCCAAAATGGAATAA
- the LOC124390466 gene encoding filamin-A-interacting protein 1, which yields MRSKGDGESSPVLVVPHAIHEISEDQEDDMKKQVTDKGIKAKVQQKEKEEMSESEDKSTMKDKQRLSLKDLSKDDLLELLGIMEGEIQALEDVIRVLRSGLSHPEKLKSHYSSAFPTKPLNALQRDGLLINNNILPEDVYEKPMAELDRLQDKHREAYRRMLEQLLLAEKCHRHVVHELDVEKRKHIDYMNKSDDFTNLLEQERERLKQLLKQEKVYQLRKEKEHSKRLEKVRGELNKLKSFTLMLVDEQQLHLEQIDQQSQKIQDLLKALQEKEQTVSEVEGKAKEDKEKLLNLEIEFEAKDLNFAQQYEEMATKLASQESQYQQMCQKQASLAQKIEELEETNAALQKSAEELQELKEKISKGQCGNSSLMAQLESLHKIVLEMEGKDEEITKTENKCSELKRKLQTEEANNKELKLEVEKMQKRMLELEKLEAAFNMGRTECAQLQGALDKEKSLTKELEDELVAIKIRMKELETSELKLEKSELFLKDELIKLKSVTVIMVSERKNMAERIKSEEKKREELEKLFKAEQEKVMAVTERLIKESKKLLKLKSEMGEKITALVKEKVELKEKLIIEEEKRKVLSSEVCMIKHINGEVTEEGKVSIKVLNKEVENLSNSSTTDENKVVELTREIERLRKRLKQLEVVEGDLMKTEDEYDILEKKFKSEQERANTLSKQVEEMKNQIALSKVVEREDGVSQETELRRRCKLEETKNKDLQADVQALKEKIHEFMNKEDQLSQLQVNYSALQQKFLEEDDKKKNMSNEVVNLTKELEITRRYSRALRPSNNGRRMMDVPMMSTGVQTDTGEIETGNDDDDTPAVFIKKSVQEENHIMNSLRQRSLKKPAERPSVRELYPPPASDLSLKKSWIPWIKKKENHPTEKPLHINEEMTHSEIKMTPKHSQPLHIRLTPDHQDSMATLQISNSPAENIFSTAIPAPSRGLPKPQITIIPSTTVSPNDRATELKCPEQAKSPLTITAISRAKSPESIKTPAIDRPTSPISLIPVSTSSFAHISSITESQEMITGRAVFKVTPEKRMVPTPIKKCNLNANIITTEDNKIHIHLGSQVKKSQESNSPMVMVRADTVLQDNKELSTGTVLRSPRHAAINKAASSKVTSSLTITQVTPAPPRPTLSVQPVMDSQPPRSGSTRIPMSRGMKTGKVVLGALGTPNNVKMESKGESQSMRFELKKSTISSATLHSSGKN from the exons ATGAGGTCCAAAGGTGATGGAGAGAGCAGCCCAGTTCTGGTTGTCCCCCATGCAATCCATGAGATCAGTGAAGACCAGGAGGACGATATGAAAAAGCAGGTCACTGACAAGGGCATCAAGGCCAAAGTTCAGcagaaggaaaaagaggaaatgTCAGAAAGTGAGGATAAATCCACAATGAAAGATAAACAAAGATTGAGCCTGAAGGATCTGTCCAAAGATGACCTTCTGGAGTTGCTGGGAATCATGGAGGGTGAGATCCAG gctTTAGAGGATGTGATCCGAGTGCTCAGGTCTGGCCTCAGTCACCCAGAGAAGCTTAAGTCTCATTACAGTTCAGCATTTCCAACCAAACCCCTGAATGCCCTGCAGAGAGATGGACTTCTTATCAACAACAACATTCTCCCTGAAGATGTGTATGAAAAGCCCATGGCTGAG TTGGACAGGCTTCAGGATAAGCACAGAGAGGCATATCGGCGGATGCTGGAACAGTTGTTACTTGCTGAGAAATGTCATCGGCATGTTGTTCACGAGCTGGATGTGGAGAAACGCAAGCACATAGACTACATGAACAAGAGCGATGATTTCACAAACCTGCtggaacaagagagagagag ATTGAAGCAGCTGTTGAAACAAGAAAAAGTCTATCAATTAcgaaaagagaaagaacactCAAAGCGGCTGGAAAAGGTTCGTGGAGAGCTGAACAAGTTAAAATCTTTTACACTCATGCTAGTTGACGAGCAACAACTTCACCTGGAGCAAATTGACCAGCAAAGTCAGAAAATTCAAGACCTTCTCAAAGCACTCCAGGAGAAAGAGCAGACAGTAAGTGAAGTCGAGGGCAAAGcgaaagaagacaaagaaaaactCTTAAACCTTGAGATTGAGTTTGAGGCCAAGGATTTGAACTTCGCACAACAGTATGAGGAGATGGCAACTAAACTTGCCAGCCAAGAGAGTCAGTATCAGCAAATGTGCCAGAAACAAGCATCTCTAGCACAGAAAATTGAGGAACTAGAAGAGACAAATGCAGCTCTACAGAAATCAGCAGAGGAGCTGCaggagctgaaagaaaaaattagcaaGGGGCAGTGTGGCAACTCGAGCTTAATGGCACAGTTAGAGAGCTTGCATAAGATCGTCTTGGAGATGGAGGGCAAGGATGAGGAGATCACCAAAACGGAGAATAAATGCAGTGAGCTGAAAAGAAAGCTTCAAACTGAGGAGGCAAACAACAAGGAATTAAAGTTGGAGgtggaaaaaatgcaaaagaggATGTTAGAGCTAGAGAAGCTAGAGGCAGCCTTTAATATGGGCAGGACTGAATGTGCTCAGCTGCAGGGTGCAttagataaagaaaaaagcCTGACAAAGGAACTGGAAGATGAGCTAGTAGCAATTAAAATTCGCATGAAAGAGTTGGAAACATCTGAGCTGAAACTGGAAAAGTCAGAGCTGTTCCTGAAAGACGAGCTAATAAAACTCAAGTCTGTCACCGTGATTATGGTCAGTGAGCGTAAGAACATGGCAGAGAGAATAAAATCTgaggaaaagaagagagaggaaCTGGAGAAATTGTTTAAAGCAGAACAGGAGAAAGTTATGGCAGTTACTGAGAGATTgataaaagaaagtaaaaaacttCTAAAGTTGAAATCAGAGATGGGAGAAAAAATAACTGCCTTAGTCAAAGAAAAAGTTGAGCTGAAGGAAAAGCTTATTATTGAGGAAGAGAAGCGTAAAGTATTGAGTTCTGAGGTTTGTATGATAAAACACATTAATGGTGAGGTGACAGAGGAAGGAAAAGTATCAATCAAGGTGCTAAACAAAGAAGTTGAGAACCTTTCAAATTCCAGCACAAcagatgaaaataaagtggtGGAACTGACTAGGGAAATTGAAAGATTACGAAAACGTCTTAAACAGCTTGAAGTTGTTGAGGGAGATCTGATGAAGACCGAGGATGAATATGatattttggagaaaaaattCAAGAGTGAGCAGGAAAGGGCAAACACACTTTCAAAGCAGGTGGAGGAAATGAAGAATCAGATAGCTTTGAGTAAGGTTGTAGAGAGAGAAGATGGAGTTAGTCAGGAAACAGAATTACGGCGACGGTGCAAGTTAGAAGagaccaaaaataaagatctgCAAGCAGATGTTCAAGCTCTTAAGGAGAAGATTCATGAGTTTATGAACAAGGAGGACCAGCTTTCACAACTGCAAGTAAACTACTCTGCTTTACAGCAAAAGTTTCTTGAGGAGGATGACAAGAAGAAGAATATGAGCAATGAAGTTGTTAATCTTACCAAAGAGCTTGAGATTACCAGGCGCTACAGCCGTGCCTTAAGACCCAGTAACAATGGAAGGAGAATGATGGATGTTCCAATGATGTCAACAGGAGTGCAGACTGACACTGGTGAAATTGAGACagggaatgatgatgatgacactCCTGCAGTGTTCATCAAAAAGTCTGTTCAAGAAGAAAACCACATCATGAACAGCCTTCGACAGAGAAGCCTTAAAAAACCTGCAGAAAGGCCATCAGTTAGGGAGCTCTATCCTCCACCAGCTAGTGACCTTTCATTAAAGAAATCATGGATACCATGgataaagaagaaagaaaaccatCCAACTGAAAAGCCTCTGCATATTAATGAGGAAATGACACATTCTGAAATTAAAATGACCCCAAAGCACAGCCAACCGTTACATATTCGATTGACTCCTGACCACCAGGACAGCATGGCAACTCTACAGATCAGCAACTCTCCTGCAGAAAACATCTTCAGCACTGCAATACCCGCTCCCTCACGTGGTCTTCCAAAGCCACAGATAACAATCATTCCTTCTACTACTGTTTCGCCAAATGATCGAGCCACAGAGCTGAAATGTCCAGAGCAAGCAAAATCTCCACTGACCATCACAGCTATCTCAAGAGCTAAGTCCCCAGAGAGCATTAAAACCCCAGCTATTGACAGACCAACATCACCCATATCCTTAATACCAGTTAGCACGTCTAGCTTCGCACATATATCCAGCATCACAGAGTCTCAGGAAATGATCACAGGCCGGGCAGTATTTAAAGTGACCCCTGAGAAACGAATGGTCCCCACACcaataaaaaagtgtaactTAAATGCTAATATTATTACCACTGAGGACAATAAGATTCACATTCACTTAGGCTCACAAGTCAAAAAGTCTCAAGAAAGCAACAGTCCAATGGTCATGGTCAGAGCCGACACTGTATTACAGGACAACAAAGAGCTTTCTACGGGCACTGTGCTACGCTCACCACGTCATGCTGCAATTAATAAAGCAGCATCCAGCAAAGTAACAAGCAGCCTTACCATTACGCAAGTCACTCCTGCACCACCCAGACCAACACTTTCTGTG cAGCCTGTTATGGACTCTCAACCACCTCGATCTGGGTCCACTCGCATTCCCATGTCCCGGGGCATGAAAACTGGGAAGGTTGTACTTGGGGCTTTAGGAACCCCTAATAATGTGAAGATGGAATCAAAAGGAGAAAGCCAGAGCATGCGTTTTGAGCTGAAGAAATCAACTATCAGCAGTGCAACCCTCCACAGTAgtggaaaaaactaa